One part of the Amphiura filiformis chromosome 5, Afil_fr2py, whole genome shotgun sequence genome encodes these proteins:
- the LOC140151831 gene encoding multiple coagulation factor deficiency protein 2 homolog, which produces MKSSSQYWIILLYVILATCLAVVLSHYSNPPSSDYSDKSKFHDPGVVRNKEHVQEHLEEERGKKDEEDMTDEELEFHYFKLHDFDNNTKLDGLEILAAISHVLPYEPENKDGKTEDDLQLEALTYYTDMIDQVLSDDDFNGDGYLTYLEYVLARRRAGEDIAKDQEL; this is translated from the exons ATGAAATCGTCATCCCAATATTGGATTATTTTACTATACGTGATCTTGGCAACATGTTTAGCAGTAGTATTGTCACATTATAGTAATCCACCTTCCTCGGACTACAGTGATAAATCTAAATTCCACGATCCTGGAGTAGTACGAAACAAAGA ACATGTTCAAGAACATTTAGAGGAAGAACGTGGTAAAAAGGACGAGGAAGACATGACTGATGAGGAACTAGAATTCCACTATTTCAA ATTACATGACTTTGATAATAACACAAAACTGGACGGATTAGAAATCCTAGCTGCTATATCTCATGTATTACCATATGAACCAGAAAATAAAGATGGCAAAACAGAAGATGATTTACAATTGGAAGCGCTAACATACTACACAG ATATGATTGACCAAGTATTATCAGACGATGATTTTAATGGTGATGGATATCTTACATATTTGGAATATGTCTTAGCAAGAAGAAGAGCAGGAGAAGATATTGCTAAAGATCAAGAACTTTAA